The Drosophila sulfurigaster albostrigata strain 15112-1811.04 chromosome 3, ASM2355843v2, whole genome shotgun sequence genomic sequence ttgtgccggcagaaaatgtatgtaacaggtagaaggaggcatctccgaccctataaagtatatatattcttgatcagcatcaacagccgagacgatctagccatgtccgtctgtctgtctgtccgtatgaacacctagatcttaaagactataagagatagagctataatctttttttcgacagcatttgttatgtttgcacgcagatcaagtttgttttaaattttgcccCGCCCACCTCCGCCCGGCAAAGCAATACATTCGAgtaacaatcgtaattttcAAGCTACACTCGAATTTCGGTGTGTACAATAATATcgatagtagttatgattcctgaaaatttggttgcgatcagataaaaattgtggaagttattaaagaaatacttttgtatgggcaaaaacgcctacttactaggggtcttaggtgctttggccgacaatctggtatattgtgccgtctatggtatattttgaatgtgatactatatcgatataacaaatataccgtttggtatatttttagtatatttgtattattggtatattttgaaaaaaataccgtgggtagcgggtatctcacagtcgagcacactcgactgtaaatttcttacttgttttatatacaCTTAAATCAAAGCAATGCAATTCTGAATCACTCACCGTTCCCTTAGGGGCAGTAGCTTTAAGCCACCCCCAACGCCGCCACCGCTGCCCAAATTAGATACCTTGAGCGGTATCTTGACGCTGTCCGAATCGCTGCCGCTTTCAGCGCCAGAACCGCCGCTGCCGCCTCGCTGCGGCGTCTGCTTATTATTGCCATTGCCCGGTGCCTGATgcctctgttgctgctgctgctgctgctggcgaccACAGGATGTGGGTCGCTTAATGTTGCGTCTCCTCAACCGGCACAATGCTGGATGCATTGTGGGTGGACAATTCGCTCACATTCATCAGGTATTGACCCagattttcaatttcactAAAACCATCACCATCGCTGGCACCGTCCAACGCTGTGGCTCCGCACTCGACAGCAGAGCCGCAGCAGAGCCCGGCGCCGCCAGCATCTCCTCCCATATGGATGTCTGCGCTGCACAAAAGCAGCGCTGCAgagccgctgccgccgccgcatttgccattttgctgttgctgatgttgttgttgctgctgttgatgatgttgttgctgctgctgctgctgctgctgatgttgttggtgttgttgagGGCTGCTGCGTTGCTGATGATTGCGTTGATAGTGCTGGTGATAACCGCCGGCGCCAAGTCCCAACGCTGCCGTTGCGTTgcctttgttattgttgttgtaatgctgctgctggtgttgcgTGCAGATGCTGCTGCCAAATGTTGCGCCAAATTTTGTGTCCCGGTGTGTGCCATCTAATGAGATATTCGATAGAAACGAGATCGCAGCCAATCTGCGCCTGTGTCTCGTCTTGTTTAGCGAACTTGCCATTAGGCAGTTGAGACCCTCTATTAACTTTCGGCAAATGCAATCGGATCGAAGGGAGCGAGATTGAGCGATTTTCTCACAGAACCGAATGCGAGTAGCTTAAGTGTTCTATGTGGAATGTGTGGAATGTATGTGGATAGTGAATACTTTCTACTCTTTTCTATCCCTTTCGCACTTTCGTTCTTATTGCACTTCCTTGTTCCCgtttaaacacacaaaacacacgcacacagcaaGTTCTcgatattttgtatttcgtaGTTAAGGCaaactttatatatgtatttttttacgTTTATTGTTTATCGGGTCGGTTTTGTTAACAGTTAAACTGTTTAGTCTctaaattaaacaacaaattactGAAACGCGCCATTTTCGATTTGAATATTCAACACACTTTTTTCgaatttataacaatttatcGCAATTAATGCACGTTCTGATTTATTGGGAATGCGCAAAGCAACTGTGTCCAAAACGAATTCACTGCAAGTAAAAAATGAGAAGCGTAAAGCGTAAAcattaaatcaataaacattGATAAAGAAAAGCTGttcatactatatactataagtacatatgtatatatatattgtcaTGTCAAAGCTCAGCAACGTACTAAACTCGGCGTCACTATGCAAGCGatatttattagaaaaataagaaagcaaatcaaaaaaaaattatgcaattaatacttttaatttatataagtgAAGTGCTGTTTATATAAGTATGAATATCAGCGTTTGATTccacattattatttatatttcttaaatgatGTCATCTTCTCAGTTTCtcgcaacaaaaacaaagggTGCAACATTTTCGTGTGTATTACCATatagaattaattaaatgcatatttatagcTAAATCATTCTGCCAATGCAATCTGCAATTTCAAAGTCAATAAACTCTCAATGCAAGTTTCGCAAAAGCTTTTTTCGCTGCAAGTTTTTAACGTTGCCTGCAAAAGCTGCGCTACCAAAAGCTGAAAGCTGTGTGCActttgagttgttgttgctattatgtGGATAATGTTTGCTGGTATAGTGGGTGTAGTGAGCAACGAAACTGCCGGCAAACACGGTTAGCACCGAAAGAATACAGTTTGTTTACCTGGCCAAAATGCAGAGGGTTGGAAATTTTCCACTATCAAACACAGCTCAAATCACATCAAAACAAGTGGAAAATTTTCACTTGTAACAGCTGatgcagcaaacagcaacaaagagaAAGATCAAGAAGTATTTTTGGGGTGATATTAAAATACCAGTTGGTCtaattgggcaaacgattgTGACCAGTTAGAATGCGGCACGTGCGTCAAGTGAGGGAAAATCaatgaacaaaaaagaaacaagtgTGTGTGGATCGTCAGTCCAAGAGTAATGTGCGAAAATATTATtctacatatttatgtatgaatCACACCCACGCATGTGACGTAGACTTGCGTCgataagaaaaaaacataacaaaaacaaaagaaaaatttttttttgtacttacccaaaaaatgtgaaatcaCTAATTATCTTTCActctttttataaataaattgatatatgtAAATTAGAAATGTTTCAACCGCGCCATTTTGTACtatttatagaatttcaaCACTTTTTAGTTTTATCAACTACAAACAATTACACACACTTTTTAAtagattttcaatttgatacTTTGTTTCTATGCGCAGAGACTTTGATTTCGCtatgcgctgctgctgcttctgttttgTTGGACGGTCACCCCGCCTTCTTACACCTTCTTCTGACAGTCACCACTTCACCGCCTCCTTCGCTGCTGCTTTGACAACGCAGCTGCTTTCGTTGcgtaaattatgcaaatttcaaaaaaaaatttcgcTAATAAAATTTACGTTAGGGCTTTGACTTggtaaatgaaaacaaacaagagacctttaatttatttataaatttctttctTTGATGCGAAGCGAACTGGAATTCTAACACGAGCGTTATGATTGATTCGgaaaaaacgacaaaaacgTCAACGTTCCACAGATAATTCACGAAACTGCTGATTGTGTGACCAGAGCGAGAATTCCACAAGAAACCATCGATTTGTAGCGCATTTTCTAAACCGTAATACTGAGCGAAGAagtgtaaaatatttcatgtCTGCTCTGGAACACCCTGTTCTCAtagaaaaattgattttataatgtttatattgtgtaatttgaaaaattgctaagttttgttgtttaagtTCAAAGAAATTTCGATgcgaaattgaatttatttaattatcttAGTATGTTGTGGCACCAAACTATACAATCTACATATGACCAGGTCAATATGCTTCAAACTGTAATGCATATATGAATTCCGTTATTTGATTCAATTGCTGTAAATTTGgttaaattgattattttttttaatttatctgtaatacatacatatatttaaataaaccgATAAGGCAATTCATTTAGACTGTCGTAACTGAACtgtaacaaaattaaaaaacaatcaattcaAACCTGCCGCCATTTTCGTTATCCTTTGGGGATGCTTCAGCTTATTTTCTCTACtacaaatggtatattttgagattcAATTTGCGGTCACGCTGAGCTCCACCCTCTCCGTTATTTAGGagtagaagaaaaaaacgaaaagaaacatGTAACagaaaaaagacaaaaaaaaaacgtagtGTTCCTTCACAATTAGTTAGCATTTTCATTATCCATCTCAATCACGCACCCAACATACAATCATCCAAACACTTCACAACGAACCACCGAAGATGGATCACAATGAGATTTCCATGTGCATGGACGTCAAATTGGATACAAATGACAAGCGCGCCATTGCCCTGCGCTACAAGACGTGGACACGCTGTCAGGTGAAGATCGAGGCCATTAAGTGCGTGCCCTGCTTCCTGCGTCTCAGTTTCCAAGAtgagccacagcagcagcagcaacaaacacatcATAAAATGCTTAGTGTGTCGGTTAATGTGCCTGGCGTCAATATCAGTTTGGCAACGTCGCGCACCAAACAGCATTCGTATGGACTATTTTGGACACAGAATCGTCGCGATTGtttcatatattttgcactGGAAACAGAGACTGCTTGCCGTCGGCACATGAAGTGGATGAAGAAGTCCATCAAAAACCTGGAGTTGTATCGTCAAGTATTTCTGGAGCAGCGACGATTGAGTCGTGACAACAGGCAAGTCATATCAAATACCCTCTTACAATGAATGGTTATCAACTTGTAATTGCAGCAGTCAAAAGTTATTGGGGCCACTGCCCAGTCTGCCGGATTCGCTTTGCTTTGATCTGGACGCCAATAGCTTTAACTTTTCCGCACGCGTCTCGCAAATCTACGAGGAGATCTTCGATGGCAGCCGCGTGTCGCGTGCTTCTATTGCATCTGGCATCTACGAGGAGATGAATCTGACAAATGCTGGCGCTGCCAGAGCTATATTGGAGTTACCGCCGGCGTTGCCCCCGTTGCCTGCACATCGCAAGCGCATTAACACGTTCGAGTGTCAACCGGGTGAGATACCGCGCTCCAGCACCAATCCTGAGTCCGAGCTggccaagaagaagaaatataAGATCATGCTGGACAACATTTTTGGCCAGAAGCGACGTTCGGGCAGCGCTAGTGATACTGGACAAATGCTGGAGCTGCAACAGCCGGAACAGGAGCTGGCGCTTTACGAGAATGCACCGACGCCAGAGGCAACGCCACCGTTGAAGCGCAATGCTGCCAATCAGCATCTGAAGAATGCACAACGCAATAGCTTTTCGAGTCCCGATCTCTCTAAGCTCAACTTTCTGGACACATTCGGCGAAGCTTTGTCTAGCGAGGAGTTGAACATCAGTCTCGAAGATTCTGCTATTGAGCCCATTTCTCGAAATGCGCTTCTGGCGCAAATCACACGACAATTGAGCCGCGCCGACTCGCTGGAGAGCCTGAATGTGTCAGAGCAATTGCCGCATAATTTTAACTTTTCGGCGTGCAACTCGTCCACCATTAATCTCATTGGTGCCAATGGCGCCGTCTCGCTTACACAGGCGCAGCTGCTACAGAGCAAGAAGAAAGTACTGGTAGATGATCTCAATGGTTACTGTGTGATGGCACCGATTATTCAAAAGCCCAATAGCAAAAATGAGCAACAATTGGAGAAGAAGCCCAGCACCAGCACTGCATCCACTTCATCCGGCTACTCAACGGGCTCCTATTGTTCATCcaccagcagctgcaacaccgACGAGCAGACGGCCAAAGTGGCCAACGTTGTTGCACCAGTTCTCACCGAGGCGATTCACAATGAAAGCGAAATTTACGAATCGATGCACATCCACTCCACCGTCAATACAAATGGCATTTTGGCCGAGCATTTGTATGAGAATCTGTTGGCCATCAAGGCCGCCCAAGAGTTGGAAGCACAGCCTCTTGGCCTGGGCTATGGACTGAGCACGAGCACACCCACCGAATCACCACTGTTGCCAGCTCTGCCGCCCAAGCAACAAACGCCATCAACAGCCGGCGAGCAGCGTGAACCTGAAGAGGATTATTATCAGACACCGCGCAAATCGATCATCAGTGTGGACGATAAGATACCCTCGTATTATCCCAATAGCTGCGACACGCTTAAGTCGAAGCGACGCAGTCCCAGCAGCGGCGTCGATGCAGTGCGTCACTTGGCCAGCGCTCGGCTGCGACGCGACCGCAAAGAGAATCTATACATATCATCGCCACAACAGATCATTGAGCAACGACAGAAGGGAGCCCAGTgcacaacatcatcatcatcagcaatgtcatcgccatcatcatcgtcatcgtcaacCAACAAGACTAAAACGTTAAACAAAAAGACTGCCGCCCACAAGATATCCGAGGGTGTCTATGCCGTCACCCACGCGGCTAAGCGAActagcaaccacaacaacaataataacaataaccataataacaacaacgatgtGGCATCGACTGTAAGCGCTGGTGATGAGGAGCTGCTGCAACTCGCAATGttacaaaatattgatttcaaGTTTGACGACGGCCAAGTTCAGGTCGAAGCCAGCTCCACCAGCAgtaataacagcagcaactcaaGTTCCAAATGCAAGTCCAGAAGCAAGAGTAATCTACTGCAGCTGGAGGATGAGTATGAGCACTGCTATCAGGCGGCAGAGCGTGCCACACGCATGCTGCAAAAGTATGCGACCTTGGCCAAGTTTGGCAATTCACCAActaagcaacagcagcagctcaaggCAATGACACAATCGCAGTCGGTGGCAAATACTCCAAACGAGCTGCAGCAACAAGTGCAAGTTGTGGCGCCGCCAACAGTCAACAGTCTTAAGAAATTTGCCTCGTTGCCGCGCTTTAAGAAAATTGACTTCTCACCTCTAAAGTTGCGGCTTAATAATGTGTTGCAACGTAATCCGACGCAAGCTGCACAATCGCCGCAGTAGCCATAAGAAATAAttctcttgttcttgttgtttcgttttgtACCCTGTCGCCGTAAGTAGCATTAAGTTAATTGTAATATGTCattgtaattgtattattattattattagacgCTCTAATTTATTGTGTTTCGCATCTCTTGATTAAGtttcaaatttagttttattttgtatttaatacgcTCCCAAATTGGATCTATCGCCTTAAATGTTGATCTTTTGATTTTGCCATAAATATGATTTGACTGAAAACTTACGCTTACCAaaactatatactatatatttatacataatcGTAGTTAGTACTCCATATCATaactgatgttgttgttgatatctTCGTCTAAATACTCGGTAAATGTCTGCTCAATTATAGGTAAAACATATATGAAAACGCTTTTATTTCTAGACAACgaacaaattatacaaaaatcaattgttgACTTACTCTTAACcataaaccaaaaaagaaaaactataaatttgtAAGGCTTGAGCTTGACTTGCCCTTGACTTCTTTTGAAGACAAAGCGCCGCTTAAACGCACCAAGATTGATCTCTTCTGCATGTCCATAAGTTAAGATCATATTAATTATAGtaaattatcaattaaaaacaaatgctcAAACACATCGGGCACGCTGTGAGTGTCCGCCCTACGCTTTTTGGCTTTGCTGCAGTAAAAAACATATCAAATcgaaataattgtattaactAAACTagttcaattgaaaatacgCCATGCAGTGCTCTACATATATCAAACcattatacaaaaaacaaattcatttattagcatatatttgaaatgctcTGCAAGCATTATCATAATTACAAACTTATGCATAATGCCATAgcttcttttttaaaaaaggCTCAGAATTGTACAATAACTAAGTTAAAACCTTAGTGAGTATTGCTAATAATatacaatgcaaatgaaagtcgaatgaaataaaaattaatcaatgCTTTGttaatgtacaaaataaaaaaacaaaacaccaaAATAAATGGTTTGATTTGCTTGCTCAACTGTAGACTAAAGGTCGTCGCTGTTGATGGATAAACTCCTGCTCTACCCTCGACTCTTTGGGCACCACGTAAAAGAGCAGCGATCCTCCAGACACAAAGAAACCCTTCTCATTTAGAATCTCGCGCAGAGTCAGCTTCGGGTTTACCTTGTGCACACAGCCCACCTTGCGATTCTCGTAATAGACGTTCACCGATTCCGGACGATAACTAAGGGACCTGTCGCAGGGCAACGGTTCGGCAAAGAGCGTGCTCAGGCAATCCGACATGGTTGTGGTTTCGGGTAACTGCTGCTGGAAATCACTGAGTAGAAATTCCGGATACGAGAAGGCTGTGGGCCATACTAAAGTGTTGCCATCCTCATCTAAATGCACTGGGAAATCTTCGAGGGGCAAGAACTTGGGACGCAATAGCTCCTCGCTTATGTTTAGGCGCTTATTTAAAGGCTGATCGTCGAATTTGATTGCACGTTGTTCCAGGGCATCGCGCAGTTTGCTAAAGCGTGTCGCACGGCGTTTAGCATCCGCTGCTTCCTTGCGAGCATTGCGTTCCGTGTCCAGCTATTAAGAATTATGATTAGTAAGCTAATTTCGAGAGACTTTGAAAAACATGTGTAATACGGAacctttttcattttgttcttGTGCAGCAGTGTCTTGGCCTCCTTGTGATCGATGTCCACATCGAGCAGCTCCTCACACAACTGCGTGCATAGATCAAACTTGTCCAGCTCATGCGCACACTGCGCAGCCCGCCACCGTGCTTTGGTATAGACTGGTTTGTAGAACAGTGCACGTTGTGCATCGCTCAAGGCGGAACGATAGTTCTTGATGAAGTAGTGGGCAGCGGAACGATTGTTGTAGAGCACCGACAGGACATCGGGATTCTCACACTTGGTCTTGATGCCCTCGCTGAACGAATAGACGGCCATGCGGAATTTCTTGTGCTTCATATAGAAGTTGCCATCTTCCTTGTAATTGAGTGCCAGTTCTTCGAGTGTGTTCTCCTCAGGGTCGTATTTGAGCTTCTGCAGACCCTCAAACATGGGATGTACCTCGTCACCTGGCTGTGGCGCCCGCTTCATGAAGAATGGATGCTTGTCCATCTCCTCCTGCCAACGGTCTTCGGGCCATCCTTCCTCGTAGCGTTTCTTCTCCAAGCTGTCAATAAACGAATCGAGCTCAGCATCAAGCTGCGCTGCTAGCTCCAGACGTTCCTCCTCCGTccaattcttttttgttgccagaTTCTCcatttgtgtgttgctttgtGAAGCAATTCACATGCTCGAATGAAACCTGTTACTTGTTGCAAGTAACGAAACAACCACCTTGCAAAAAGTAACTGTGACTGTGAAGCGCTAGAATAACAAATGCAAGGCAAAAGTCACAATCGACTGAagattatgttatttatttttaacactttatagttgcttaaatatttaaatatctaaaaaaatgtgcgaattgctttattttgtcccgtgtattttaactttgtagTTAATGTTTCAAAGATAACAAAATCGATTGTCATCGGAAGCATCGATAGTTGTTTGCTGTCATCAATATCAACAcactttgtttattattttaggcGCGCAAGGTAAACAATGGATTCGGAAGCAATGGAAGTAGATGAAAATACGCCACAGCAGtaagttaataattaaataattaaatattgtatactaATCTTTTATTCAGCTATGTACGCACTGCCGAAGATGTTCGTACGATTGTCAAGCATGCCAAAATGGATGAAAGGCAGCTCACACAAGTCACACAGGCTTTGTATTACCCCGATGCCAATGTGGTTAGTGATAATCTACGGTTGCTGGAGCTGGACGAGCACATGCTGCAGCAAATACGCACAGGTCAAACGCTACACTTTAAGGGCGGACTGCATGAGAAGGTTGTGCTCTGCACGGACGAGCGTACATACGATGTGAAAGGTGCCGAGATCTCAAATAGTTTATTACTGGTGCCGGACCTCAAGTTTGCCGCTGCTACCAGCACTTCTCCCTTGAAGAGTCCGCGCACGGGCAATGCGAATACCTCGTTGGAGCGGAGCCTTAACGACAGCGCCGAAGATCTGGAGGTGCCACGCACATTGGAGCAACGTCAGGTGCTAACGATCTTTCacgaatattttgaatgccgTGAAATAAGGCCACGTTATAAAAAGCTTGGGGAACTACTGCAGCTCACTCGTTATTCTGGGCCTGAAAACGAATATTGCATCGATCGCAAATTGTTGTTCAGTTTTCAACAGCTGTTGGACACGGTGCAATGCAGTCGTGCCCAATTTGTGGAGGGTCTACGACAACATCGAGCCATAGAATTCGAGGAACACATTCGTATATTAGactatgagtatgagtatcgCATTATTAATCTGATGCTTGGACTGATTAGTGAGAACTCCTGGGCATTGGATGAAATAGAACGCGAGGAGACTATTTACGCGCTGCAAGGTATTGCCCCAGAGGCGATTGTTTCGGGATTATTTGATATCTATACCAAGCCAAGTGATCGCTGTCCCAACAAGCACAAATATCAGGAGTCGTTGGTGGCGCGCATTGTGGCACAGAATATTTTACAGCCAACACTGCGTTTTCGGAACGAGGAATTTATGAACACCTGGCAGGAGGCACTGCCGGAGGGCATGTGTTGCAAGCTGGAGTATCTGCGTGGCCTTGGCATCCTGGACAAGGAAGGAGCGCAACCATGCATACGTTCGCTGGCCGAGGAACAGCTGCCCTCCAATATCAATGATCGCATGCGCGCTTTGTTTAAAACGAAGCGCAAATGGACTCTTGATGAAATGGAACCGTACATTGAGTAAGCAACATTGATTATTATCATCttatgtatacatttttgattgTTCTTTTTCCTTATGTAGCTGCTTTACCACGCCCACACTATCCGTCTCCACGCTGCTGGCCAAGCACGCGCGTTCTCTGACGGAGGGCGGCATACGTTACTTTGTGTCCAAGCATTAAATGCGTTCAATATATACgttttctatttctatataaAGTTGTTTTCATTGCTAATTTAAGATTGCAGATAGTTCAGTGTCTTTATCCATTGATGACAtgttcaacaaaatatttataatatataataagtcaattattttttttaatttttatttctgagTAAATTAAACTAGTTTAAATAGCAGTTAGTTAAGcattgcgtttgcgtttgttgCGCTGCTTCTTAGCCTGCTTCATGTCCTCGATGGCTTCTTTCATCGCCTCCACAGCACTTTTGCCATGACTCGTAGACATGTCAGAGCCTTGAAGCAGTTGACCAGTGCTCGTAGGATACTTAAAGCTGAAACCTCTGGGGAAGATGGGCTGGGCGAGCAGTGCGCTAAGCTTACCACGCACCGAGTCCACATGCAAGCGATTGCGTCGGCGTTCTATGATAAATGGATCCTCATCCTGATCACTACCACTATAGACCAAAATGTAGTTAGACTTGTGTTTCCAAAAAGTCAAAAGGCTTACTTACGACTCATCGTTGTAGCCATCAATGATCATGTCCATTTCCTCGGCATGTTTCTTCATCCAGCCCTCTTCGCTTTGAGTGCGACGCAACTTCAGTTCCTCCTTATCCAGATCACGAGCCAGATTGACACGCTCTTTGACAGCGCCAAGGAAACGCTCAGAAATGGGAAACAGCGGCAAATCTTCAGCTACAATCAAAATGTATTCAGTTAGGCACTTGATTAAAATTGACATCTGCTTGCTTACTTCGTTCCAGTGTCTTGTATAGCTTGACATAGCTCTTGACCTCTCCGGGCTCCATAAACATTACCGTAATTCCATGTTTATTGGCACGCGCTGTGCGTCCCGAACGATGCACATAATTCTCACTGGTCCGTGGCACTTGATAGTGTATGACATGCtcaacatttggtatatccagACCACGAGCAGCCACATCGGTGGCAATCAACAGGCCCATTGGACTGTCCCTAAAGCGCTCTAGATTCTTTAGACGCTGCTTTTGTATCATGTTGGCGTGTAGTGGCAAAGGATTGCAGTCCAACAGACCAAATAGTGTCGCCAGACGCTTGACACAATCAATGGAGTTGCAGAAGACAATGGTGCGACCCGGATGTCGCTGCACAAAGTAGTACAGATAGTAATCCTTTTCATCAATGGCGCAGAGCAGACGGCTTTCGGTCAGAGTTTGCGACGTTTCTGAAAGAGAATAAAATTGATTAGGATTTAATCCATAGCAGGCATAAACATTTCCTTACGTTGACTGCTGGTAATGTCCACAATCTTTGGCTGCGATATGCCCAACTCTTCGATGAGGCTCTCAATCTTTTGGTCCACCGTTTGCTTGGTGAACTTCGGACGTTTGCCTACATTGCGttctaaaaaataacaaaatatttaaaagatgcTTAACAGGATGCAAGAGAATTCACATACTTTGCATGTGATCAGGCAGATCGTGAACCAACGTCAATGTGGCCGAGAAGACAAAGTTCTGGCGCAGCTGTTTGCGCTCCTCATCGCCATTGAGCACCTTGAGCAAACTGCGCAGCTCCTCAAAATGTCCCTTTTCAACCATGCGATCCGTTTCGTCGATGCACAGGAAACTGACATGCTCAATCTTGTTCAGATGCTTATTGCCCTGCACATACAGCTCCCAGAGACGACCAGGTGTGGCCACCACAATCTCGGGACACTGGCGCAACACGCGCTCCTGCTTGGCCACAGCGAGGCCACCAAAAATGGCGGCCACACGAATGTCTGTATATTTGGCAGCGGCAACCAGATGATTCTTAACCTGAACAGCCAATTCACGTGTGGGTGTCAGCACCAGAGCATAGAGAGGTGCTCGTCTGCTCAAAGTGCGCTCATCATCGGCATCGCTGTCCTCAGCATCACTGGCGCCCGACACATAATCCAGTTCCTCTGGCGGTGGCGTC encodes the following:
- the LOC133843977 gene encoding DNA polymerase interacting tetratricopeptide repeat-containing, protein of 47 kDa — its product is MENLATKKNWTEEERLELAAQLDAELDSFIDSLEKKRYEEGWPEDRWQEEMDKHPFFMKRAPQPGDEVHPMFEGLQKLKYDPEENTLEELALNYKEDGNFYMKHKKFRMAVYSFSEGIKTKCENPDVLSVLYNNRSAAHYFIKNYRSALSDAQRALFYKPVYTKARWRAAQCAHELDKFDLCTQLCEELLDVDIDHKEAKTLLHKNKMKKLDTERNARKEAADAKRRATRFSKLRDALEQRAIKFDDQPLNKRLNISEELLRPKFLPLEDFPVHLDEDGNTLVWPTAFSYPEFLLSDFQQQLPETTTMSDCLSTLFAEPLPCDRSLSYRPESVNVYYENRKVGCVHKVNPKLTLREILNEKGFFVSGGSLLFYVVPKESRVEQEFIHQQRRPLVYS
- the LOC133843982 gene encoding sister chromatid cohesion protein DCC1 produces the protein MDSEAMEVDENTPQHYVRTAEDVRTIVKHAKMDERQLTQVTQALYYPDANVVSDNLRLLELDEHMLQQIRTGQTLHFKGGLHEKVVLCTDERTYDVKGAEISNSLLLVPDLKFAAATSTSPLKSPRTGNANTSLERSLNDSAEDLEVPRTLEQRQVLTIFHEYFECREIRPRYKKLGELLQLTRYSGPENEYCIDRKLLFSFQQLLDTVQCSRAQFVEGLRQHRAIEFEEHIRILDYEYEYRIINLMLGLISENSWALDEIEREETIYALQGIAPEAIVSGLFDIYTKPSDRCPNKHKYQESLVARIVAQNILQPTLRFRNEEFMNTWQEALPEGMCCKLEYLRGLGILDKEGAQPCIRSLAEEQLPSNINDRMRALFKTKRKWTLDEMEPYIDCFTTPTLSVSTLLAKHARSLTEGGIRYFVSKH
- the LOC133843975 gene encoding putative uncharacterized protein DDB_G0282129 isoform X1; protein product: MDHNEISMCMDVKLDTNDKRAIALRYKTWTRCQVKIEAIKCVPCFLRLSFQDEPQQQQQQTHHKMLSVSVNVPGVNISLATSRTKQHSYGLFWTQNRRDCFIYFALETETACRRHMKWMKKSIKNLELYRQVFLEQRRLSRDNSSQKLLGPLPSLPDSLCFDLDANSFNFSARVSQIYEEIFDGSRVSRASIASGIYEEMNLTNAGAARAILELPPALPPLPAHRKRINTFECQPGEIPRSSTNPESELAKKKKYKIMLDNIFGQKRRSGSASDTGQMLELQQPEQELALYENAPTPEATPPLKRNAANQHLKNAQRNSFSSPDLSKLNFLDTFGEALSSEELNISLEDSAIEPISRNALLAQITRQLSRADSLESLNVSEQLPHNFNFSACNSSTINLIGANGAVSLTQAQLLQSKKKVLVDDLNGYCVMAPIIQKPNSKNEQQLEKKPSTSTASTSSGYSTGSYCSSTSSCNTDEQTAKVANVVAPVLTEAIHNESEIYESMHIHSTVNTNGILAEHLYENLLAIKAAQELEAQPLGLGYGLSTSTPTESPLLPALPPKQQTPSTAGEQREPEEDYYQTPRKSIISVDDKIPSYYPNSCDTLKSKRRSPSSGVDAVRHLASARLRRDRKENLYISSPQQIIEQRQKGAQCTTSSSSAMSSPSSSSSSTNKTKTLNKKTAAHKISEGVYAVTHAAKRTSNHNNNNNNNHNNNNDVASTVSAGDEELLQLAMLQNIDFKFDDGQVQVEASSTSSNNSSNSSSKCKSRSKSNLLQLEDEYEHCYQAAERATRMLQKYATLAKFGNSPTKQQQQLKAMTQSQSVANTPNELQQQVQVVAPPTVNSLKKFASLPRFKKIDFSPLKLRLNNVLQRNPTQAAQSPQ
- the LOC133843975 gene encoding putative uncharacterized protein DDB_G0282129 isoform X2, with product MDHNEISMCMDVKLDTNDKRAIALRYKTWTRCQVKIEAIKCVPCFLRLSFQDEPQQQQQQTHHKMLSVSVNVPGVNISLATSRTKQHSYGLFWTQNRRDCFIYFALETETACRRHMKWMKKSIKNLELYRQVFLEQRRLSRDNSQKLLGPLPSLPDSLCFDLDANSFNFSARVSQIYEEIFDGSRVSRASIASGIYEEMNLTNAGAARAILELPPALPPLPAHRKRINTFECQPGEIPRSSTNPESELAKKKKYKIMLDNIFGQKRRSGSASDTGQMLELQQPEQELALYENAPTPEATPPLKRNAANQHLKNAQRNSFSSPDLSKLNFLDTFGEALSSEELNISLEDSAIEPISRNALLAQITRQLSRADSLESLNVSEQLPHNFNFSACNSSTINLIGANGAVSLTQAQLLQSKKKVLVDDLNGYCVMAPIIQKPNSKNEQQLEKKPSTSTASTSSGYSTGSYCSSTSSCNTDEQTAKVANVVAPVLTEAIHNESEIYESMHIHSTVNTNGILAEHLYENLLAIKAAQELEAQPLGLGYGLSTSTPTESPLLPALPPKQQTPSTAGEQREPEEDYYQTPRKSIISVDDKIPSYYPNSCDTLKSKRRSPSSGVDAVRHLASARLRRDRKENLYISSPQQIIEQRQKGAQCTTSSSSAMSSPSSSSSSTNKTKTLNKKTAAHKISEGVYAVTHAAKRTSNHNNNNNNNHNNNNDVASTVSAGDEELLQLAMLQNIDFKFDDGQVQVEASSTSSNNSSNSSSKCKSRSKSNLLQLEDEYEHCYQAAERATRMLQKYATLAKFGNSPTKQQQQLKAMTQSQSVANTPNELQQQVQVVAPPTVNSLKKFASLPRFKKIDFSPLKLRLNNVLQRNPTQAAQSPQ